In Lotus japonicus ecotype B-129 chromosome 5, LjGifu_v1.2, one genomic interval encodes:
- the LOC130719942 gene encoding subtilisin-like protease SBT5.3, with product MEDDLKSKASTQALNLPTASISKVRIQTDVQPAPFVARISSKGPNIVDPAILKPDVIAPGIDILAAGNPSSKSTNFVFMSGTSMATPHVAAVAGLLKSIHPEWSPAAIKSALMTTATTKDYRGNPMQESDFKKLKDATPFAYGAGVIQPNLAVDPDLIYELDIKDHMDHFWHRGIYDKDESKSTLNILNYKYNYPSISIPNLQFNHPQTATRVLTNVGSPGKYEVTVEAPPQVRVEVDPTELEFKEKDQKEKYKITFTLDSEPNDTNDYVFGSLVWKDGKHNVNSIICVKLGRTSPSSTRPKKIIAKYKRHADSD from the exons ACCCACGGCTAGCATTTCGAAAGTGAGAATACAGACGGATGTACAGCCCGCTCCTTTTGTGGCTAGAATATCATCAAAAGGGCCAAATATTGTCGACCCAGCAATcttaaag CCGGACGTCATTGCGCCAGGAATTGACATTCTAGCTGCCGGTAATCCATCATCAAAGTCAACTAATTTTGTCTTCATGTCGGGAACTTCAATGGCTACTCCTCACGTTGCCGCTGTGGCCGGATTGCTTAAGTCCATTCATCCTGAGTGGAGTCCCGCTGCTATCAAGTCAGCACTTATGACTACTG CAACCACAAAAGATTATCGTGGAAATCCTATGCAGGAAtcagattttaaaaaattgaaagacgCAACTCCGTTTGCCTACGGTGCTGGCGTAATTCAACCTAATCTCGCCGTAGACCCTGATCTCATATATGAACTCGATATTAAAGATCACATGGACCATTTTTGGCATCGTGGCATCTACGACAAGGATGAATCTAAGTCGACGCTCAATATATTGAACTACAAGTACAACTATCCTTCAATTTCAATACCGAACCTTCAGTTTAATCATCCTCAAACTGCAACGCGCGTCTTGACAAATGTTGGTTCACCAGGAAAATATGAAGTGACAGTTGAAGCTCCCCCACAAGTTAGAGTTGAGGTTGATCCTACAGAACTAGAGTTTAAGGAGAAGGATCAAAAGGAGAAGTACAAAATTACATTCACTCTAGACTCTGAACCTAACGACACTAATGATTACGTGTTTGGGAGTTTAGTCTGGAAGGACGGAAAACACAATGTAAACTCCATTATATGTGTTAAGTTGGGTCGTACAAGTCCTAGTTCCACTCGGCCAAAAAAGATCATTGCCAAGTACAAGAGACATGCAGATTCTGATTGA